The genomic region CACCGGACGAAGCGGGAGATCGTCGCCCGCCTGCTGGACCTCGGCCTCCCCCTGGACCGTATCTACTCCTGCTACCGCCCCCCCGACGCCCGTGGCCGGATGTGCGGGCGGTGCCCCAGTTGCCGGAGGCTGAAAGACGCGCTGGCGGCGAACGCGGCGCGCCGAGGGATTGACCTTCCCGACCGCTTTTCGAGCTGACCCCGGAACCTCCGCCGCGTGCGGGCGTACAGGATAGCGTCATGCGGGAGCTCGGACAGTTTCTGGCGAAAGTCCGCAACCGGCTGCGGGCGGCGCGG from bacterium harbors:
- a CDS encoding 7-cyano-7-deazaguanine synthase, with translation HRTKREIVARLLDLGLPLDRIYSCYRPPDARGRMCGRCPSCRRLKDALAANAARRGIDLPDRFSS